The following coding sequences are from one Indioceanicola profundi window:
- the groEL gene encoding chaperonin GroEL: MAKIMLHHIDARAALARGVAQLALAVQGTLGPKGTNAIIDRPLGTPMISRDGVSIAAEIELPCRFENMGAQVVREVSKQTNDIAGDGTTTATVLANALIQDGVALLQDRHSAVDIVAGMDRAGAYLVDRLRHIARPLKDDRELERVATVAATGPMLGRLVADALIRVGEAGVVEVEYALPGEPTRLEVQEGLVFDRGFISHHMATDPASGVAVLEQPYILLTDHRVTSAEPLLQIIDRLQPESRPLLLLADEVAPDVVAVLMQARQQGRGTVVAVHAPEFGHWRKAMLEDIAIMTGGRVIARDLGGRLEDVGLADLGRADEARVTNAMTALIRGHGDPAVIEGRRQLVQRLWDNAPPNIERDKLAERLAKLTLGTALLLAGGATPVEQKRTAQLLEDSLNAARAARVEGVVAGGGTALAQLAPSLDKLAQELAEDELAGLRLVQRAICQPVSIIASNGGQNGADVVARVMNSPTGTGFDARQGRYVDMFEAGVIDPVKVTYTALNNAISVAKLILTTHTLVADLPEGTDPTAGPALGGGAEVYGRR, from the coding sequence ATGGCCAAGATCATGCTGCACCACATTGATGCGCGCGCAGCTCTGGCGCGCGGAGTGGCGCAATTGGCGCTTGCTGTGCAGGGCACACTGGGACCGAAGGGCACTAATGCCATTATTGACCGGCCGCTCGGCACCCCAATGATCTCCCGCGATGGCGTGTCCATTGCGGCGGAAATCGAACTTCCCTGCCGGTTCGAGAATATGGGGGCCCAGGTGGTGCGCGAGGTCTCAAAGCAGACCAATGATATCGCCGGCGACGGAACCACGACCGCTACTGTGTTGGCGAACGCCCTGATCCAGGATGGCGTGGCACTGCTGCAAGACCGTCATAGCGCCGTCGACATCGTGGCCGGAATGGACCGCGCCGGCGCCTACCTCGTGGACCGGCTCCGTCACATTGCCCGCCCGCTAAAGGATGACCGGGAATTGGAACGCGTCGCGACCGTGGCCGCGACCGGACCCATGCTCGGGAGGCTGGTCGCTGATGCCTTGATCCGTGTCGGAGAGGCGGGCGTGGTCGAAGTCGAATATGCTTTGCCAGGCGAGCCGACCCGGCTGGAGGTGCAGGAAGGGTTGGTGTTCGATCGTGGCTTTATCTCTCACCACATGGCTACCGACCCGGCAAGTGGGGTTGCGGTGTTGGAACAGCCCTATATTCTTTTGACTGACCACCGCGTCACATCGGCAGAGCCATTGCTGCAGATTATCGATCGGCTGCAGCCGGAAAGCCGTCCGCTCTTGCTGCTGGCGGACGAAGTTGCGCCTGATGTGGTCGCGGTTCTCATGCAGGCTCGCCAGCAGGGCCGGGGTACGGTGGTGGCAGTGCATGCGCCCGAGTTCGGCCATTGGCGAAAGGCAATGCTGGAAGATATCGCCATTATGACCGGCGGGCGTGTCATCGCCCGCGATCTGGGTGGGCGACTGGAGGATGTGGGCTTGGCTGATCTTGGACGCGCCGATGAAGCCCGCGTCACTAACGCGATGACGGCCCTGATCCGCGGTCACGGCGATCCAGCCGTTATTGAGGGCCGCCGGCAGCTGGTGCAACGCCTTTGGGACAATGCGCCGCCCAATATCGAACGCGACAAGCTGGCGGAGCGGTTAGCCAAGCTGACCCTTGGGACCGCTCTGCTCCTGGCCGGCGGTGCTACACCAGTGGAGCAGAAGCGAACGGCCCAGTTGCTGGAAGACAGCCTGAATGCGGCGCGCGCCGCACGGGTGGAAGGTGTTGTCGCAGGCGGCGGTACAGCCCTCGCTCAACTCGCCCCCTCCTTGGATAAGCTGGCGCAAGAGCTAGCCGAAGATGAGCTTGCAGGGCTGCGTCTCGTTCAGCGGGCAATCTGCCAGCCTGTCAGCATCATCGCCAGCAATGGCGGACAGAACGGTGCGGATGTCGTGGCGCGCGTCATGAATTCTCCCACCGGAACAGGGTTCGATGCTCGCCAGGGCAGATATGTCGACATGTTCGAAGCCGGCGTCATCGATCCTGTCAAGGTCACCTATACGGCCCTGAACAACGCCATCTCGGTTGCTAAGCTGATCCTGACCACCCACACCCTTGTTGCCGATCTCCCGGAGGGAACCGACCCGACGGCCGGGCCCGCGCTTGGCGGCGGCGCGGAGGTATATGGGCGGCGATAG